CGTGGCTGTACGAATCTTCGCAGGGATTCTCTAAATGACTGTGGTTGATAAAGAACATGTTcttctttattcctttgatATCTTTATATTTCTCCACTGTCTTGTGATTCTCAAGATCGTCATAAATGTGTTTCATCAAGGCGGCAATTTCAGGTCTCATACGATGTTGTACGTTGAGGGTCTCACACTGAAGTCCCACATTCACCATTCTCTCAAACAGGGACACATCCAGATGGTACTTCTTGGCTAAGACATACACTTCCGGTTTAGGTCTGAGTTGCTTGTGATCACCAATCAAAATCAGGTGTTGACAGTCTTTGGTCAGTGACGTAATTATGTGGGCCTCCATTACTTCAGCAGCTTCTTCAACAAGTACAATTTTAGGGCGTATCCGCTGGAGTATACGGCGGTATTTGGCGGCACAAGTGGTGGTCATTCCAATGATCTTCGCACTTTGGAGAACATGAAAGTCTTCTTCTTGCATCACTTCAAACTTACGCGCCAATGCTCTTTCGTAATCTGGCTGTTTGCTCTGAAGTTTCCTCATGTAGTATTTCTCTGCCTTCTGAAGCCACAACCTGTACAGATTCCATCGTTCGGGTAGCGACAATTTCAACAAGttgtaaatattacttttctgctCACTAATGATTTCTTCTCGAAGAAGATGGTTACGAAGGAAAACTGGTTTTTCGATGTCTTCAGTTGTACTGATAGTTACATCTGAAGGTTGGATTTCTCTTTCCTCCTCGTTATCTTCGAAGTTCCGAGCTGACTCCTGCGTCTGAAAAACTTTCTCCATTTTTGCTTCATAGTCACTGTTCTTGGTATCATTTCGCTTAGCAACGAAGTGCAGCCCCAACCATTCACATAACAAATAATCGTTGCTGTCTGGAGATTTGTTGAACCATTTGACATGACGAACCATCatgaatttcattaaaatttgaaaggtgAGAATCCTTCTTCTGGAAAATTTTAGGACAGTAACACAAAGATCGAAGGATCCTTCTCTGTTTAGTTCTCTGATTTCGTCTTGGGCACTTCTTCTTGCACTGTAGATTGTATATGGAGTTTCCTTGTTGTCAGCAGCTTCATTCCGCCGAGCCTTTAGGGAGCAGCGCTCCAACTTTTCACTGCAACGTCCACCAACGCGCACAATACCTATTATAGGTAATACATTCCAGAAAAATATGATTAAACGCATTTATATACACAcagatatttacttttttacCACAGTATGCAGTAATGTcgtaatctgattggccaatttgccgttgtcGAAAAGAGTACAGACAACGTCGCTCGCGCCAACGAGACATGCAATGGTCACTAACTGAAAGACTCGTTTTGACGTCCatattgtgataaaaaaaatcgactTTGGTTAAGTGTGGTGTGTACTCTTATCGACACTGCTAAACCTTTGCatggcatctgattggttaaaagggTAGCCTAAGTTCTCTCAAACACTCAAGAAGTGTTTCAGAGCAAACGTAACGATTCTAGAAAAGCTCAGTTTTAGTCCTTGGCCCTTTGTTAGTGTTAGTGAGCCCCAAAAGTTCTCACACATGTAAGATGCCCCCCTTTTGTAACTTTACCTTCCATCGGTAGGCCGGCCAAGAAATCGTCTAAGGCGTGGTTTGTGTACGACACCATCAAAATTGGTGACGGTTCACTATCCTTCTGCCACATAGGGGCGCTCTGTAGAAGAACACGTGCTATCTTGTGACCAACGTATGTCTTCCCAGTCCCTGGCGGTCCTTGAATGACGGCGAACTTTTTGGTCAGTGCCATTTTGAATGCGCTCATCTGTGACTCGTTGAAGCCCAGATCTTCTGGATTGAGTTCCAAGTCGTAAATATTCTCGACACGAGCGGGTCGGTTGGTTACTTGGCTGCCATTTTCGGAAACTTCATTACTGTCATCACCGGCACTTGGTTGAGAAGCCGTTGAGTCCACTCCTTCTCCTATCATTCCACTCATGTCGAACAAACCACCGGTGTTAATTTCATACGCAGGTGGCTCCACATCTTGATTGCATTGTACAATGTGTTCTTCAAATGGAAGTCCACCCGGCTCAATTTCTTGCAAACCTTCCAAAACATGTCTGTAGGCTTGAAAGAACGCTGGGGATTCTACCATATCagacttctttttttcctcaataaaACGATTCAGGTTTTCGAACTGGACGTCTTCAAATCGCACTTCAAGCTCGCCAACACAGAGGTCGCGTGAATCTCGATTCTCCACGGTCGCAAATAGAAGAGTGCGAAAATCATCTGATGAAAGACAAAGGAGAGAGCCCAGTTTGAGAAGCTTGCTCTTCTCCCATCTCACGCGAACTACATCCGGGTGAAACGAGTTGAACCGGATTCTGTAAACCATACCCTTTCCGCTGCATACGGGATACATTATTGTGACGTCATGGTACACGCGAACGCTTCGCGCGCGTTTGCTGTGATTCACGTTCCCTGCTCCCGGATTGTAGGACTTTTGAAGTTGTTCTATTCCATTGCGCAATGGCAGGATGAAGTCTTCTCTTAAAAGTCGAAATTGCACGTCTAAATAATGATCCTGGTCTAAGTACTTTCCATCTACAACGTTTTCACGAAGGAAAGGCTTGCTGTAAGGTCTTAAATCTGCAGCTTGGGGAATCACGCTCATTTTACGAAAATCCTCGGGTGGAGTTCGATGAGATTGATTCTGGCGAACTGTTTTCCGGCGATTTATGCCATCTTTGTACTCCTTGACTTGATGAATTTTCTTCTCCAACCTCTCTGCGTCTTCAAGGAGACCCTTACTCTTCAGATTACCCACCGTCTCATTCAGTTGGGCATTTGGAATGAAGTGAATTACGTCCTGTTCAAATCTCTGCAGCAACTCCAAGAAAACCTCTGCTAACAGCACGACCAGTCTATCGGGCTCGTAATTGTCACTAAACGCCGAGACATTGGACATCTGGCTGATAAACTTAGTTAGATGCAActgtaaaaaatttgttttaattaccATGCGCAGAAGTTTATTAGCAATCTCCTTTTTATCATTCGGTGAGCAGCACATGTGAATAGCTCGAATAACAAGCTTCATCAGATCGGGTCGTATTTCTTTTGCCTCCAGTAGAGCTTCAAATCGTTTAGATTTGTTGAAAAGATCCAAAATTCCCTCGTCAGGAGAGTTTGAATCACATACTTTTTCTAAGGCCCTATAATTGAGAGGATTAGAATCTCTTCCTCGTTGTACATGTGTTCCTGCCCCATTTCTATCAAATGCGGGTCTTCTTCCCCGGGTAAAGTCATGTGAATGACGAGTTCTACTGCCATTTCGTTCCATTAATCCTTGTCCATTGAAAGAGACGCGCGGATTTCTTTCTCCTGTAACAGCTCTCttcatttttgttctattttgaaGTTAGGGGAACTGTGCCATCGAGTGTTTGGCATACCTAAGGTCACTGAggacttcttttcttctttcgaaaaaacggaaagaaagaaaacgttAACAAAAATTGTCGTGACAAAAGGTGGTAAGATAGTAAgtggttagggttagggttagtcGGATTTTCCTGATTTGAGgagtcctgaaaaggactgttgttgcTTACAGTTACTATTGTTTCGACAACCTCAGCGGAAGTCActatcagagtcaagtgaagagcTACCTTTCAGTGGAGTGTAAGGAGTCTGGCTCGTAaatttgattggtcaattttgcgCTTGAAAgtcagtcggtcggtcggtcagCCATTAAGCAAGTTTGTGGTCGTTTTTGAAGCTTTCCAAGTTAAAGTAACTATTTGATAAACCTTGAGAATTGTTTTTGATCAGCTAACGTTGATCAGCAGCATTTGCATCAATGCTTGTGTTTTTGAGGGTAACAAAATAAGACTAAAACTCGTATACCTGAACTTAGTTTTGTAGGATTAAGGTGGTTTAGAGATCTCTCCAGGAGTTGGTAAAATCGTTTCTACAGAAAACTGTATTTTAACAAGCTATGGGTGATGAGCTGCTCGTGTTTTTTTACCCAACAGCTTGGTATTCCTTAGATAGATCTATCTAAAGGCTCTCTAATGTAAAAATTACTTTAGCCGTTGAAGGCACTCTAATATTGATCCCAAGGGAACTCTACTAAGCGTCTTGTTTGCTTATCCTCCTAGCCTGCggagcaggcgtaattttggcgagcgagtacTCAGTATTTTTTCAGCGAcaattatggccgccatctttgattttaatggcagtggtgagctggggagagaaagaaatttttaccaaGGGGGTGAGTGACGATCAAAACAAGGAGAGGGGTGAGGAtggggaaaatatttttcctttcgcccctccccccccttccgATGCCTCTATTTCCAAATCATATATGGCCGGTCAAATAAGCGATCGCGAGCTTCTTAAAGTTAActcgccctaataagacgcctgaACTTCAGCTACCAATTTGTCTGTTTCTACTGCGCGCTACAGACATTGCAAATTTACATGTTATCAGTTATCATAATCTAGTTAATGCACTCTGGTGCTTTAGACCTTGATTCATATCATTCTTAAACAGCTTGAGTTTACCGATTAGATGAACGACCCCGGAAACTTATAGCTTCAAGATGGTCGTGTCCATAGAAAGATTCTGTTCAGTCTAAAAACGAGTATGCGAATAGAAACCGCAGAAGATACCAGAAATTCACTCGCTACAGAGCCGAACATTAAACATCAATACCGTTTTCAATGAGTGTGTCTTCATCTCAGTGATAAAATAGTTTAGAAGTACTGTTTTCTGTAGCATCGAGGATCTTTCGATAAAGGTAAGTATTTCAACTTTAACCTACTAAGTAACTTTGGAATTCCACACACGTTTCGATCTAATTATTCAGGATGAAAATAtgttgttttaaagttttcttgAGAACGCTCAGATCCTGTGGGAAGTCGACGTACTTCTCTTTTACTATCAGATCGATTTCTTTACTAAAGTTGTGGAAATTCTTTCCAATAACAAGAATCAGCGCATTACCAAGTACAAAAGTCCATGTATTTGCACATAATCGAATTTCCGGGAATCTTGAAGGCCTTAAGCTTCAGTCGCTGAGAGTTAGTACTACTTTCTGTAATATTCAGGAATATTAATGATTAATACATACCCAAGACTCCCTTGAAATAGATTTGGTGCACCACTTATCACGAAAACAGggaaaaagaagatggaaaagatGTAAACGTCACTTGAGCGCTACCATCTTTCGGACTAGATTATTCTGCGAAACACTGCGAAGCAGGAATTCCGGGAAAAGCATCCTCTTCGTGATTGGTCGAACGCATGGAATGATTCTTGTGTCACATAAGAAAAGCGAGATTCAATCACGCGACCAAGAAGTAATGTTATACAACGGCGAAAGTTTCGCGAATCTATTCGCTAGACTTTGCGAACTGACGCAACAAAATTCTAGCAAAAAATTGATAAGTTTACCATGAACGGTACAAACTTTGTTAAGAAACGAGATCaccaaaaatttgcatatttataAAGCattataaatttgattttgttcaaAAGAATTTCCACAGACCCACTACCTAAATGTCCCATTGTCTCTTGAAGATATATTACAATTCATTTCTAATTTAAGGCAATCATTAGCATAtagaagcaaaacatttttctccaGAACCGTACACAAGTTATTCAGAAATTGTATATACGAAAAAATGTTGTATCATTCAAGCTCTCATTCTTCTAAATTCAttctttgtaataaaattatagCCTACGTGACGATAAAGTAAACCAAAACCGAAACAATTCTCCCTTACATCGGTCAAAAACTATACTTACGTTTTAAATGGCTACTAATGAAACTCAAGGCCGTCCTGAATCAGTTGTTTTCAACACGGTACCGTCATCAATTATCCACATAATATATACACAATTTCTACATACCTTCACTTCACTTGGAGCCGTTGAGAAGAACTTTCTCCGCTAAAGACAAGGAAAATAAGGACAGCAGCTGTGGTTCACACTTCGCAGAACCTTCCTCGAAGCAATTCTGAGAAAAGCATCTTCCTTGTGATTGGTTGAATGTTCAGAGTTGATCACAAAAACGAATCGAATTTCAGTGACGTGATCCGTGAGTCAGTCAAAACCAATTAACTAAGGATTACGCGTAGAAAGGAAGTGATTTGTTGGTAAGTAGTTTCTGGAGGGAAATGCGtcaaaaaaaacgacaacagaGAAATGATCGATCGATCTATAGCGGAAGGATCCTAAGAGACCGTTTCTCAAGTGTGTGAcgtaacagttttttttttcaaaaggataACCCCAATTTTTTAataagcttaaccctttaactcccaggatctcattagtaattctggttactgtctgccatacagttcttgtgatgttagttctgagaatttggtaccgaatcaacaaataatcccataactgatatttttctttattctcatcctTTGTCtctttgatattgtattgatttggtaaggagaatttctgtcttggtcactcgtcGGAGTTAAAGGGTCTGGATCTCCATAGAAGTAATCAGGATCATTTCTTATATCAACAAGAGAGCTAAAACGGGGAAAGCAAATACAACTTATTCATCACTGACGGATATACTGACATTTCTTATGTCAATTAGAGAGCTAAAACGGGGAAAGCAAATACAACTTATTCATCACCGACTAACACTGTTTTTCGAAATATACTGACGGATACACTGACATTTCTTATATCAACAAGAGAGCTAAAACGGGGAAAGCAAATACAACTTATTCATCACCGACTAACACTGAACTATATATGAAATCATAGAAAATATACTGACGGATTCCGAGAGGACTGATTAATTAAGTCACGCAAGATAAGCCAACGTGACAAACGCCACTACACTTTTGTGGCGGTTTTCATCCcatattcagaggggattttcttggaatttttctttaagggCAAATAAGGGGAATGGAAAGCAGAAATCTCACTGCGCGTCTTAGCGGTTTTTCTCCAGTGTTGCTTGTTGTACGTTTCCGTTGACCAACAGCTTGCTGACATGCTTTCGtatgcacagaaaaaaaaagtaaagcttAATCACAGGTTTCCTGAAAAAGATACATTTCTAATGAAACTTGACTCCAAATAAACAAGTCTTAGTTCAAATTCATTAGCCTCGCACCTTAACTTGACGCTATGCAATCAAATCGGCGTAAAAATTAATTCCGCTTATCCTTCGCTAAGCCAGCGATACGCGAAAGAACAAATCACGATAGTTAAACTTTGCCTCTCATGGCACACCACCTAAATTTTCTATTGAACGTACAATTAACAAGCTGAAACTATTGCATGCAAATCGAAGTAAAACTCTATTCCGCTCAGCCTTTGCTAAGCACGCGGTACGCGAGAGAAAAAATCCTAATTGGTTTAGCTCTGCCGCTCATGCTACACTGTCCAAGGAGTCTACTGAAAGTATAGTCAGTGAGGTTCCGATTACGTTAAAAACTCAGTTTTAAACCTTTTTACGCCTCATCCATGATCATGTAATTTTCCATGTTCGCCTGTTCGGACCAGGCAGGGTATCTCGCACCATCCATCTCAGTCGCCACTTGGTTGTCTTCTACTAGTCGGTGATTTTCTCCACCAATCACAGCTCCGCAATCAGGACACGTGCTTTTCTCCATAGCGCCGCCACACTCAGTAATGGCATAGATATGTCCCTGGGGACATTTGTACCAATGACCTTGTTTGAGGCCCATGGCCGTCACGAtctgttgtttttcttctggCGTCAACGGTAACAGACATGGGTACGCTTTTCTAAAATGTAAGTAGTACAAAATGTATTATCTTTACTATCATAGTCGTCATCGTCGTTATTATCTTCAATATAACATTTTTCACAGACAGAAGCGAATAGCAAATTTTCTaacttcttttttgttttagataCTTCATTTCAGTTACCCCAACCATTTCGTCGGGCTTTGCTGATAGTTTTCAGTGTCTTTAAAAACTCCTGGGTTGGGAGAAGGTCACGTTGTGTCTGATATGATTGTCTTAAAAACGAAAGTTATCATCTGATACCCACCTAATTCCCGATAACATCTCTAGTAGTTCGTCAAGCCTCTCGGTTTGTATAAGTTTACCGCTGGACAGCTCATCCTGCACATCTCTCAAAAGGTTACTATGCGATTCCATCAGCGTCAAGTTGAGTTTTGTAATGTTGTGTTTCAACAGACACAGTTCGAATCGCAGATTAATCCTTGTAAATTCCAAGTTTATGTCGCACAGCTCTCTCTCCGAGACTGTTCCGGATATTGCACGTGTTTTTAAATACTCCAACTCCTCCTGGAGAGTCAAACCTAGcaacaaaataatgcaaaaagggtttacttccatttttttctttaatcagaGTAGGATAATCGATAAACCGAGTCAATCCCTTCGCCGTCAAAAGAAAACCCcgccccctccctcccccgTCCCTATATCCACCCCAGTTTCCTTATACATCTTAATACTAACTCAAGCTTAAAGTTCAAAACCTTCACCTTTACTTGAGAGAGGATGTGTTACAGTCAGCGAGGTAGTCAGTCCgtcgggaggggggggggggggtggggtatTGCAAGACATTCGGCTTCAGCAACTTAATTTGCCGCAACAGAGGCGTGTCTCCCTGGCTTCTTTTTAAATACAAGGATTCAAAACGCGCCAAACGAAAAAACACGCTTGTAAATATACCTTCTGATTGACTCCTGTTGTTGGGAAGCTTTGCATTAAGCTTCTGGTTTATCGCGAAAAATCGCTCTATCAGCATCACCTGGTTTGTGACTACAGCTGCCACTACTGAGTTGGATATTTTGTTGACACGTTTCATCAATACGCTCCACTCCTCCTCAGCTGCAAATTTCGGCCGTAAAACTTGCAAACGTCCTTTCAAATCTTCTCTCGTGGTTTCGATCTCATCCTGATTCCCGTTGACCTTGGCCTTCACTTTCACAATATCGAGCAGCTGCTGTTTAATAACATTACCGTATCGCTGGCTCCTTCGGATAGCAGTCCTGCAACGAGGACAAGTTTTCAGTTTAATCATGTGACGATTATCTTCGCTGTCAATGGGCATGTCCATGTAGCTACAAAAAATTACggtaaaaaatatcattattatctaATCTTGCTTGTTCGGAATCGTTATAATCAAAGCtcgataaacaaatttaaactttaTACTCCCATTTACCTATCGACATCTGAGCTGAGAGGTAGTTGTGCTAGTTCGTAATGAGGAAACGGCCTGTTTCTGCTACCCACTCATTTCAACATCTATTTAACGAACCAGTCTGTataactttcacatttaacgaAACATTTTGATCCAAGACAAAGATATAGTTTAGTTCTAGGGCTAAGGAAAtagataattttcaaataagaGGTTCAATCATTCCTATACTGTCTTGCTTTACAATTACTTCTACCCGAACTACGGACCTCCTTTTACTGTTTCTGAAAGACTCAATGGGAGCCGCCGAACTATAGCCCACTAATCCTCATCAATTTAATTCAGTCATAGATCCAGGGCTTAGCATAACAGTTTTGACAAGAATAGCACCGGTTTGTTCCAAAACGAAATCCCATAATGTTGTCAAAGCTTAATGGGGCTTACCAAGTCATAATGCAGCATTTTTGGCAAAAAGGTAACAAATGCTTCATACTTACTAATCAAGATCTTTTACTGCGAAGAT
The sequence above is a segment of the Pocillopora verrucosa isolate sample1 chromosome 13, ASM3666991v2, whole genome shotgun sequence genome. Coding sequences within it:
- the LOC131795436 gene encoding NFX1-type zinc finger-containing protein 1-like translates to MKRAVTGERNPRVSFNGQGLMERNGSRTRHSHDFTRGRRPAFDRNGAGTHVQRGRDSNPLNYRALEKVCDSNSPDEGILDLFNKSKRFEALLEAKEIRPDLMKLVIRAIHMCCSPNDKKEIANKLLRMVIKTNFLQLHLTKFISQMSNVSAFSDNYEPDRLVVLLAEVFLELLQRFEQDVIHFIPNAQLNETVGNLKSKGLLEDAERLEKKIHQVKEYKDGINRRKTVRQNQSHRTPPEDFRKMSVIPQAADLRPYSKPFLRENVVDGKYLDQDHYLDVQFRLLREDFILPLRNGIEQLQKSYNPGAGNVNHSKRARSVRVYHDVTIMYPVCSGKGMVYRIRFNSFHPDVVRVRWEKSKLLKLGSLLCLSSDDFRTLLFATVENRDSRDLCVGELEVRFEDVQFENLNRFIEEKKKSDMVESPAFFQAYRHVLEGLQEIEPGGLPFEEHIVQCNQDVEPPAYEINTGGLFDMSGMIGEGVDSTASQPSAGDDSNEVSENGSQVTNRPARVENIYDLELNPEDLGFNESQMSAFKMALTKKFAVIQGPPGTGKTYVGHKIARVLLQSAPMWQKDSEPSPILMVSYTNHALDDFLAGLPMEGIVRVGGRCSEKLERCSLKARRNEAADNKETPYTIYSARRSAQDEIRELNREGSFDLCVTVLKFSRRRILTFQILMKFMMVRHVKWFNKSPDSNDYLLCEWLGLHFVAKRNDTKNSDYEAKMEKVFQTQESARNFEDNEEEREIQPSDVTISTTEDIEKPVFLRNHLLREEIISEQKSNIYNLLKLSLPERWNLYRLWLQKAEKYYMRKLQSKQPDYERALARKFEVMQEEDFHVLQSAKIIGMTTTCAAKYRRILQRIRPKIVLVEEAAEVMEAHIITSLTKDCQHLILIGDHKQLRPKPEVYVLAKKYHLDVSLFERMVNVGLQCETLNVQHRMRPEIAALMKHIYDDLENHKTVEKYKDIKGIKKNMFFINHSHLENPCEDSYSHVNNHEAKFVVALCRYLLQQGYKAHQITLLTTYTGQMFAIRDCVQVRQRDDLSQVRLTTVDNFQGEENDIILLSLVRSNEEDEAGFIKMENRACVALSRAKKGFYCIGNFTFLCKHSEVWNKIVHDLKASSSFGESLTLICQSHNEEITAETAEDFEGKAPEGGCQRPCEVRLKCGHACKRSCHPNDVDHLEYRCGEPCVKKIVGCDHTCSKLCCQKCDTYCQVVVEKALPSCGHKTTVKCGDDLKKVQCRVTCDKKLPCFHRCQSYCSQPCTRKCQELVKRKDWPCGHEVEIACSATPADCLVLCGATLECGHPCPGKCGECRMGRVHKRCKLKCSRVLVCSHVCKAGCTSSCPPCTVSCENRCVHSKCDFQCGEACKPCAEKCKWECFHFKCSKLCGELCDRPRCDRPCKKFLKCEKKKRRRHRCRGLCGEQCICAVCMKNDGDPITQIFLGGEDESGARFIQLPDCKHIFAVKDLDYYMDMPINSEDNRHVIQLKTCPRCMTAIRRSQRYGNVIKQQLLDIEKVKAKVNGNQDEIETTREDLKRRLQVLRPKFAAKEEWSILMKRVNKISNSVVAAVVTNQVMLMERFLTIDRKLKAKLPNNRSQSEGLTLQEELEHLKTRAISGTVSERELCDINLECTRINLRFELCLLKHNITKLNLTLMESHGNLLRDVQDELSSGKLIQTERLDELLEMLSEIRKDYPSLWPITPEERQQIVSAMGFKQGHWFKCPNGHPYTIGECGGAMQKSTCNECGAVIGGAHHRLEDGNQLAPEMDGARHAAWSEQANMENYRIVDEA